A window of the Brassica napus cultivar Da-Ae chromosome C5, Da-Ae, whole genome shotgun sequence genome harbors these coding sequences:
- the LOC106403892 gene encoding uncharacterized protein LOC106403892, which translates to MARQGDGFEGNVQHLQHNPIYNCKTCNKDFEHAIHCYYLVVRVSDDSKGEVKFLLFNNIAERLIRRPAFELVQEAGQENPHFLPQSLTDLIGRKLLFKITIATRQGPNMTRHSIPTGPAVSVEDAPREATQSPFQQTKTNEFIPPPRFIVEDHPEGYYDDGDPGWNCKFCQAYMWYGERIGKRRRSVNPVFTMCCKHGKVVLPRLANPPMELMTLLCKGDELSKHYREFIRAYNMMFSFTSLGGKIDHSINNGRGPFVFRMSGENYHRIGDIVPEPGQAPKFSQLYIIDTLNEIKNRLDAYAGSDRAAAKKLREPLVLLLKNMLDQCNPHVKAFRSARDRFDVEGSTGYRMRLIESRQSDGRTHNLPTANEVAALIPGDFVLNMETRDIVLESTSGKLQRISELHPAYLPLQYPLLFPYGEDGFRLNIPIGFEDSTARKRKNVTMREYFAFRILERRWEAPTITRSGRLFHQFLVDAYTMIESSRLRYLWLNQKKLRSSSYAAIQKAATRAGAKMAEQGSRIFIPATFTGGKRYMKQHYYDAMALCKYHGFPDIFITFTCNPKWPEVTRYLKKYNLTTEDRPEILCRVFKMKLDNLIGELTKKNGSLFGPVAAVMYTIEFQKRGMPHAHILVFMEKGSKFPTADDIDKIISAEIPDKTVDPDLYVIVGDCMMHGPCGAAKKDNVCMVNGKCSKMFPKPLNIRTSIDANGFPAYMRRIDGRFIEKNGIRLDNGFVVPYNRDLMLRYRAHMNVEWCVQTRAVKYLFKYIHKGPDYASAAMDKEDEDGVIDEIKTYYDCRYITACESSWRILAFPTHFRTTSVEKLGFHLPDQELVFFDEDEPIESILNKKTVNQSMFLAWFIANRKYAEARELTYAEFPTKFVWKSGTREWVPRKRGFAIGRIAHIQPSGDELYFLRVLLNWVRGPTSYEDIRTVDGVLYHTYEDACYALGLMDDDKEFIEAIKDASDCSSATYARKLFARMLVSKSLSQPHVVWEATWEYLTDDILYKKRRETGRPDMNLTIEQIKNIALTEIENHLLSNGRSLKKWPHMPKPENFGDYNGNRLIDDELNYVVEDQLKENERLMAMITDEQRGVYEQILDAVLNDSGGVFFLYGYGGTGKTFVYRALSSAIRSKGMIVLNTASSGIAALLLEGGRTAHSRFGIPIDADEFSTCKKMEPGSDRAELVKAAKLIVWDEAPMMSRHCFETLDRTMRDIIRSCEDKPFGGKVVVFGGDFRQILPVIPGGGRAETVLAALNSSYLWEHCKVLKLTKNMRLLAGLTDDAAKELESFSNWILDIGDGKINLPNDGQVEIDIPSDLLIQNSGEDPIETMAKEVYGQAFQTSTDKDLYRHRAILTPTNDEVDKINDYMLSQLPGNMFYHLFLCSTNFVHITKQTDLHMLSGEEKVYLSSDSIIPSDVDIEENVVYPAEFLNSVKVAGLPRHCLKLKVGAPIMCLRNMDVADGLCNGTRLIVTQLLPHVIEGRIITGNKIAGHPVWIPRMFVTPPDTKFPFRMRRRQFPITLAFAMTINKSQGQTMESVGLFLPRPVFSHGQLYVVLSRVKSRSGLKIVITGKEGKTQTKTLNVVYKQVFRIFHSHGM; encoded by the exons GTTACTACGACGACGGAGATCCAGGTTGGAATTGTAAGTTTTGTCAAGCATATATGTGGTATGGTGAAAGAATTGGAAAACGCCGGCGTAGTGTCAATCCTGTATTCACAATGTGTTGTAAACATGGTAAAGTTGTACTTCCTCGGCTCGCGAATCCTCCAATGGAGTTAATGACTTTGTTATGCAAAGGAGACGAGTTAAGCAAACATTATCGAGAGTTCATACGAGCTTACAATATGATGTTCTCTTTCACATCTCTTGGGGGGAAGATAGATCATTCTATTAACAATGGTCGTGGACCATTTGTTTTCCGAATGTCCGGTGAGAACTATCATCGTATTGGTGATATAGTTCCCGAGCCTGGACAAGCTCCAAAATTTTCCCAGCTCTATATCATTGACACTTTAAATGAGATCAAAAATAGACTTGACGCTTATGCCGG GTCTGACAGAGCTGCTGCTAAGAAACTAAGAGAACCActtgttcttcttctgaagAATATGTTAGATCAGTGTAACCCTCATGTCAAGGCTTTTAGGTCTGCAAGAGACAGATTCGACGTGGAAGGATCAACAGGTTATAGGATGAGATTGATTGAAAGTCGACAATCTGATGGACGGACCCATAATCTGCCGACTGCAAATGAAGTTGCTGCTTTGATACCTggagattttgttttaaatatggaGACACGAGATATTGTTCTAGAGAGTACAAGTGGAAAGTTGCAAAGGATAAGTGAATTACATCCGGCGTATTTGCCTCTGCAATATCCACTATTGTTTCCATATGGAGAGGATGGCTTTCGATTAAATATTCCTATTGGTTTTGAAGACAGCACTGCGAGAAAACGCAAGAATGTAACTATGCGTGAGTACTTTGCATTTCGGATTTTAGAGAGGAGGTGGGAAGCACCTACAATTACAAGATCAGGCAGATTGTTTCATCAGTTCCTTGTGGACGCTTACACAATGATAGAATCGAGTAGACTACGTTACTTGTGGCTGAATCAGAAAAAGCTCCGGTCAAGTAGTTACGCTGCAATCCAGAAAGCAGCTACAAGAGCTGGAGCTAAGATGGCGGAACAAGGGAGCCGAATTTTCATTCCAGCAACTTTCACCGGGGGAAAAAGGTATATGAAGCAGCACTACTATGATGCCATGGCTCTGTGCAAATACCATGGATTTCCCGATATTTTCATCACTTTTACGTGTAATCCAAAATGGCCTGAAGTTACAAGGTATCTGAAAAAATATAACCTGACCACCGAAGACAGGCCAGAAATATTGTGTAGAGTTTTCAAGATGAAACTCGATAATCTTATCGGCGAGTTGACTAAAAAGAACGGCTCCTTATTCGGTCCTGTTGCTGCAG tAATGTACACGATTGAGTTTCAAAAAAGAGGAATGCCACACGCTCATATTCTTGTCTTCATGGAAAAAGGATCAAAATTTCCAACAGCCGATGATATAGATAAGATTATTTCCGCTGAAATACCAGACAAGACAGTAGATCCAGACCTGTATGTGATCGTTGGGGATTGTATGATGCATGGTCCTTGCGGTGCAGCAAAGAAGGATAATGTATGTATGGTTAACGGTAAATGTTCTAAGATGTTTCCGAAACCTCTCAACATCAGGACATCGATTGACGCAAATGGATTTCCAGCTTACATGCGTCGGATTGATGGTAGGTTCATTGAGAAAAATGGAATCAGATTAGACAATGGATTTGTTGTACCATACAACAGAGACCTCATGCTTCGATATCGCGCCCATATGAATGTAGAGTGGTGCGTCCAAACACGAGCtgttaagtatcttttcaaataTATTCATAAGGGACCTGATTATGCCTCAGCTGCAATggataaagaagatgaagatggcgTCATTGACGAAATCAAAACATATTACGACTGCag ATATATTACTGCATGCGAGTCGTCTTGGCGGATTCTTGCTTTTCCTACACATTTTCGTACTACTTCTGTAGAGAAACTTGGCTTTCATCTTCCGGATCAGGAACTGGTATTTTTTGATGAAGACGAACCTATTGAGAGTATTCTCAACAAAAAGACTGTCAACCAATCCATGTTTTTGGCCTGGTTCATAGCAAACAGAAAATATGCAGAGGCAAGAGAGTTGACATATGCGGAATTTCCAACAAAATTCGTTTGGAAATCAGGTACGAGAGAATGGGTACCACGGAAACGAGGCTTTGCGATAGGGAGGATTGCGCATATTCAGCCATCAGGTGATGAGCTATATTTCTTAAGAGTATTGCTAAACTGGGTAAGAGGGCCGACATCATACGAGGATATAAGAACAGTTGATGGTGTTTTATATCATACATACGAAGATGCTTGCTATGCGTTGGGATTGATGGATGATGACAAGGAATTCATAGAAGCTATCAAAGATGCCAGTGACTGTAGTTCTGCGACGTATGCAAGGAAGCTTTTTGCGAGAATGTTGGTTTCCAAATCGTTGTCTCAGCCTCATGTAGTGTGGGAAGCTACTTGGGAGTATCTTACCGACGATATTCTTTACAAGAAGCGGCGAGAAACTGGACGACCTG ATATGAACTTGACCATAGAGCAGATCAAAAATATTGCTCTTACTGAGATCGAAAATCATTTGCTCAGCAATGGTCGTAGCCTCAAGAAATGGCCCCACATGCCAAAGCCAGAAAATTTTGGAGATTACAACGGCAATCGCCTTATAGATGATGAGCTTAATTATGTTGTGGAAGATCAGCTAAAGGAAAATGAAAGACTTATGGCGATGATAACAGATGAGCAAAGAGGGGTATACGAACAGATTCTGGATGCAGTTTTAAATGATAGCGGTGGAGTGTTCTTTCTTTATGGTTATGGAGGCACAGGAAAAACCTTCGTATACAGAGCACTCTCGTCAGCTATCCGATCTAAAGGTATGATTGTTCTAAATACCGCATCAAGTGGAATTGCAGCATTGTTGTTGGAAGGAGGTAGAACCGCACATTCCAGATTTGGTATTCCGATAGATGCAGACGAATTCAGCACTTGCAAGAAAATGGAGCCAGGATCAGATCGTGCAGAATTAGTTAAAGCGGCAAAGTTAATTGTATGGGATGAGGCGCCTATGATGAGCAGACACTGTTTCGAGACGTTGGATCGCACTATGCGTGATATTATAAGATCTTGTGAAGATAAACCTTTTGGGGGTAAAGTTGTTGTTTTCGGTGGAGATTTCAGACAGATTTTACCGGTTATACCTGGAGGTGGTAGAGCAGAGACTGTTTTGGCGGCTCTGAATTCGTCATATCTTTGGGAGCACTGCAAAGTTCTGAAGCTAACAAAAAACATGAGATTGCTGGCTGGTCTTACTGATGATGCAGCAAAAGAGCTTGAATCCTTCTCAAACTGGATTTTGGATATAGGagatggaaaaataaatttgccTAACGACGGTCAAGTTGAGATTGACATCCCTTCTGATTTGCTGATACAAAATAGTGGAGAAGACCCTATTGAGACTATGGCAAAAGAGGTTTATGGACAAGCTTTTCAAACTTCAACAGATAAGGATTTGTATAGACATCGAGCCATTCTTACTCCCACAAATGATGAAGTGGATAAAATAAATGACTACATGCTTTCGCAGTTGCCAGGTAACATGTTTTATCATTTATTCTTATGTTCAACTAACTTTGTACATATCACTAAACAAACGGATTTACATATGCTTTCAGGAGAAGAGAAGGTTTACCTTAGCTCTGACAGTATTATCCCATCCGATgttgacatagaagaaaatGTCGTATATCCTGCAGAGTTTTTGAACAGTGTTAAAGTGGCTGGACTGCCTAGACATTGCTTGAAGCTCAAGGTTGGTGCTCCTATCATGTGTCTTCGTAACATGGATGTTGCAGATGGTTTATGTAATGGTACTAGGCTAATTGTTACTCAGTTACTGCCCCATGTGATAGAAGGTAGAATTATAACCGGAAACAAAATTGCTGGACATCCGGTTTGGATCCCTAGAATGTTTGTCACACCACCTGACACCAAGTTCCCCTTCAGAATGCGTCGAAGACAGTTTCCAATTACTTTGGCTTTCGCGATGACCATCAACAAAAGTCAAGGTCAAACAATGGAAAGTGTTGGGTTGTTTCTGCCTAGGCCAGTGTTCTCTCATGGTCAGCTCTACGTTGtactttcaagagttaagtcgagatctggaTTGAAAATCGtaataactggtaaagaagggaAAACGCAGACAAAAACGttgaatgttgtctacaaacaagttTTCAGAATATTCCATAGTCACGGTAtgtaa